tagataaatttataggATAGCAAACTATATTCAGCTAAGATGCAAAACTGCAACAAGATGATTTCTATCAGAGCAAATTTTTGGCAGTTGCATTCATTAATCAACATATGCAATTCATTTCACTAAAGAATAAGCTCTCACATGCAAAATAATGGAGAAATGTCTAGACTTTTGTTGAAGAAGCAGCAAGACAACAATCAAATGGGAAAGAACTTATACCTTGAAAAGAGAATGGATTTTGCAGTTCTGTAAAAGGACAAACTGTATCAAACTTTAATGTGAAAATGGCACTATTATGTACAAGAACCATGTAAAACACAAAAATCCCTTTCATTTGTCCCTCAATACTTTACACAAAACTCCTACCATACTCTTCCTTTACATTACCAGATCCTTCATCACCGATTCACCAAACGTCAACATTGAACAACTGTAATTGCATTTCATTCATAAAACCAATTCAAGGAAGCAAAAATCAATTGCTGAcatgatatgaaaatataggACTGAGAAAAGCATAATTTTGGGAAGTAAAAGAAAAGGGTCTACCAACTATCTTGTGTAACTGACTAACCAGGCTTGAACAGACTGGTAACTTGTTTCATTTTCTCCATGCAAACTGTAGTCTTAAATTGCTGATTATATGTTGATATAGGCCCCAAGGATTAATGAATAAGCAACGGAAAATGAACCTCAGAAATGGTGTCACAGTGTCCATCTTAAATGAGCTATGACTTTTTACAGAACTTCCAAGGTCACTGGAAAACAGACCACAAGGACACACTGTGCTTCTTAAAGGCAATAGAGAGAACAAACTGCAGAAGATAGaacaaagtgaaagaaaaacagagggagagggagagggagagggagaggaagagagaagaTAATTTTCATATAGCTGTAACCTTGAACTCTTGATCCCAATTTCAAATAACTTAGAACTTCAACCCCACAAGAGTTATTGGGCAGTTACTACTCATTCGGAAGGTCAAATATCATTTCCTGCATCATGATTAGCATAAAAATGAATCTCATTAATGTTCATGTTAATAAACACTAAATGTTATCCAAACAGAGAGATTAAGATTTCAAACAAACCTTATCACACACAGGACAGGTGTCACTTCTTTCCATCCATTCTAAGATGCAAGCAAGGTGGAAATGATGCTCGCATTTTGTAATAATTCTCGGATTCTCTGTATCATACCCTGCAAGGAGAAGAAAACAAGTCTATTCACAATTTTTTCTACTAAAGAGAAACCACTAgaacttaaactcaattaaCACAACGGGACACTATGAGTTGCAAGGGGGGTGAAAGTGTTACAAAAAGGACACCACCTTCTAGACAGGTGGGACACACATCCTCCTCCTCTATCACTGAAACAGCAGGTTCAACTGATTTTGAAAGCTCAACTTCCAGCTCCTTCGCTGACTCATGAGTTTTGTCTTCTGATTCCTTTAGATCTTCACACTTTACAGGTTCTCCTGTATCACCATCACCTGTATCTTGAACAGAATCAGTAGTTGTTTGCAC
This sequence is a window from Mangifera indica cultivar Alphonso chromosome 20, CATAS_Mindica_2.1, whole genome shotgun sequence. Protein-coding genes within it:
- the LOC123204434 gene encoding probable E3 ubiquitin-protein ligase RHB1A, with the protein product MGGCCCCSSKGAERNSSPAYYYYPRASEEHVPFSSHHGATSAIPTGLLVDTNLDTSVPDAYRPPPAPIPFDVSLRHHQTPPVTQEICSNKSDAPVQTTTDSVQDTGDGDTGEPVKCEDLKESEDKTHESAKELEVELSKSVEPAVSVIEEEDVCPTCLEGYDTENPRIITKCEHHFHLACILEWMERSDTCPVCDKEMIFDLPNE